CCCTAGATTGGATATTATAATCATCATAAATTCAAAATTTTTGGTATTTATTGAATGACACTCAATTAAAAATATTGAGTAATCTTACCATAATAATATCTAGATTAATTGAAACTCCTTTATATATCGGTCAGAAATCTTCTTCCAAGAAAATTTAGCTTTTACATCACTTTGACCATTAATAACTAGACTATTTCTTAGTTCATTATCACTTAGGAGGAGAGAAATATTACTAGAAAGTTTACTTTTAATTTTCTGTTCAACTAAAACCCCATTTTTCCCATCTTCAATAATATCCGATATCCCCCCAACATCAGACCCTATAACCGGGACCCCACAAGCCATAGCTTCCAATAAAACCACCCCTAGACCTTCAGTATTCCCCTGCGAATCCACAATGGATGGTAAAATAAATAGATCCGCTGAATTGTACAACATGAGTAACTTTTCATCAGAAACATTCTTAACAATTTCCACCTTACCTGTCAGGTCCAGTTCATAGATTAAAGATTTCAATTTAGATTCCAATGGTCCGGATCCAACTATTTTCAATTGCACATTTTCATGTTTTTCTAAAACATGAGGCATTGCACGAATAAGGTACTCAAAACCTTTTCTTTCAATTAAATAACCAACAGATAATATTTGGAATATATTTTCATCTTTATAAACATCGAGTGGTCTGAAAAAATCTGTGTCAAC
This DNA window, taken from Methanobacterium subterraneum, encodes the following:
- a CDS encoding glycosyltransferase encodes the protein MEDDPHGIFVHRLMREIVKKGHDVHVLAPFTGGETDYILEGVHVERFHYFYPRRFEKLSGRAGMIDNVKEGFLVKIQVLTFLFFNVFYSLRILKNMDVIHVQWPIPNGLGALFLKKFYGIPYITTIHGEEVHLSKRYHMLFALRWLVNNSSKTITNSNATRNFCLEAGLDEEKIDVIPFGVDTDFFRPLDVYKDENIFQILSVGYLIERKGFEYLIRAMPHVLEKHENVQLKIVGSGPLESKLKSLIYELDLTGKVEIVKNVSDEKLLMLYNSADLFILPSIVDSQGNTEGLGVVLLEAMACGVPVIGSDVGGISDIIEDGKNGVLVEQKIKSKLSSNISLLLSDNELRNSLVINGQSDVKAKFSWKKISDRYIKEFQLI